taattttatcatataatccgcctgatacccagtgatttcgcccgtgtaataattttttgcaattggactagtgtaatatgacctggagcgattttcattggctgggaattcattgtgacgtcaaacaGAACAAATAAATGACGTctggaaaaatgacgtgacgtcaggatgacgaggacggcgggacaaaattTTCAGCCTCTGAttgattttcggaatacatttaaagttaacttctttgttatgtaggtatttgtagatatgtgataaaaagtatcttaaatttgtcttcatttcatatgagattttatatacTCGTCTCGAagatttaatttttgctcgccaaggctcgcaaaaaataaaaacttcttagactcgtttcataaattctcatatgaaatgaacactcatgtaagatcatATATGTATCTTGAATAGTTTTGAATCAAAAAACAATAAGGAAAACCTTATGGCATGCCATTAATAAATTAATAGTATGTATGTgaaattatactgtatataatgtCTTATTTCCAGCTCATACCAATATGTTGGGAAGGGACTTCGTTCTATCATTTAACCGGAATGCGTATAGAAACGACACCACGAGGTTGCGGATAATGAACGATAAAAAAGACCAGGTCACCGTCACTGTTTATAGAGCTTCCGGGTCAGAGGTCACTAAATCAAATGAAAGGTCTGCAATCATTGAACATCACCTCCGGACAACCTGCCAACAGACGTTTACCACTGGAGACTGCATAGTACGAATAACAAGCGTCCAGGAAGTTCGGATGACAGTTCTCGATATTATGGACGGGGAGATATTTTATTTCGTGATCCCACTTGATAAAGCTGGAAAAGAACATCTTATTTCTACTAGTTTGATGTACGGTAACTTCACGTGTGATCTCATAACTATCTATCCAGCAACTGAATTCTACTTCTCTGTCGACAGCCATACTGATGTAACGTTTGCGAACAAATCACGATTTTGTAATCATGGCAAATGTCATGTTCCGGTTCAGCACGAAAACGCTTTGTTACAGCTCAAAAGTTCAAAGGACATGACTGGAATGAAAATGACAAGCAACAAGCCGTGTGTTATGTCATGCGGTGGTGTCGTATCCAATGGACGGATTTTTACAAATCAGCTTCCTTCCATAGGGATGTACGGCATATCATATCAAACATGGCCGACCCAATTTCAAGGTTTTGTAAGTCTGACGTCACGATGCAATAATACACATGTGCACGTGCATGGATCATCAAATCAAACCATCGACCTTGACCACGGAGGTCACACCGATGTGACTGTGTTAGCACAAGAAATCGTTATGATATCAAGTGATAAACCAATAATGGCGATACAGATGTGGAGCATGCGCGGTGTCATACACAGACTGACCCTACTTCCGGCCGCCACAGTAAACCATACTTGTGCGGATCACGTGCAACCGACAAAGGTACACATAATTGTCTATGTTTGATTAATGCATTTAAACGTTCGAATACTGATATAAATTTATTGGTTTTGATTTGAGAATCGATATTATTGACACTTTTATTATTTAAGACATCCTTTTTTGcaattttgcaataaaaatattttatctttagcCGGTAAAACGGTATGTATTATTGGAATTTCAGCGATTATTTGATTTATAAGAGCACTCAAGTTTTCTCCCTTGTAGTTGCTTTCTCGTTCACGGATGACAGCATTTACAAACTGATATAACACTTAAAATCTTAAGAATTTATGTTGCATGACAGACGTCTGATGTTTTATGAAGctaataaatttgttttgtttccatACAGTCACCTCTATGCCTGTGTCCATGTCCAAACACCGCCAGTTATTCATTGCCTGCCGACCTCGACAGCAAACTTCAGAAGCTACGGGAACTGTCTGTGAACAAGTCGGCCTTGTCATCTACCCGTAGGAGGAAACACAGTGCTTACGACGGTCGTACGTCGGCCCAGGGGATTGGCATTGTCGGTGTGACGCTGCTGTGTGTGGTAGTGATATTC
The nucleotide sequence above comes from Argopecten irradians isolate NY chromosome 1, Ai_NY, whole genome shotgun sequence. Encoded proteins:
- the LOC138314725 gene encoding uncharacterized protein: MLGRDFVLSFNRNAYRNDTTRLRIMNDKKDQVTVTVYRASGSEVTKSNERSAIIEHHLRTTCQQTFTTGDCIVRITSVQEVRMTVLDIMDGEIFYFVIPLDKAGKEHLISTSLMYGNFTCDLITIYPATEFYFSVDSHTDVTFANKSRFCNHGKCHVPVQHENALLQLKSSKDMTGMKMTSNKPCVMSCGGVVSNGRIFTNQLPSIGMYGISYQTWPTQFQGFVSLTSRCNNTHVHVHGSSNQTIDLDHGGHTDVTVLAQEIVMISSDKPIMAIQMWSMRGVIHRLTLLPAATVNHTCADHVQPTKSPLCLCPCPNTASYSLPADLDSKLQKLRELSVNKSALSSTRRRKHSAYDGRTSAQGIGIVGVTLLCVVVIFIIVLDIPNLLEQYQAIRQNLTGNASGHFDEQCAPRFLWRRSKLIHVLKSESSAAISNADTDKGDC